Proteins encoded within one genomic window of Paenarthrobacter sp. JL.01a:
- a CDS encoding amino acid permease translates to MNVQTASQSVLRRKPIDDIEEESKHSGLFKSLGLWQLTAIGVGGIIGVGIFSLAGLVAHGSEGSPGVGPAVLISFLIAGLASGAAALSYAEFAGMIPRAGSAYTYGYVALGEIIGWFIGWDLLLEYIAIVAVVAIGISGYFDAFLSGLGIHMPTWMTSTVDEGKGGIINLPAILVCLLVTWILSRGTKAFGRFELVAVAIKVILILFIIGLGIFYVNTENYNPFMPSGFGPVVAGAATVFFAVFGYDAMSTAAEEAKEGKKHMPKAIILSLIIAMLLYVAATLVLTGMQNYKDINPTAGFASAFTGVGLPVIATIISVFAVLSILTVMLTFLLGVTRVWFSMSRDGLLPGWFAKTDRHGTPQRVTWIAGIASAFLAGVFPIKEVADLTNIGILAAFVVVCVSVIVFRYTKPNAPRTFRLPLMPLVPAFGVLASAFLMFQLHWETWLRFGVWLVIGLVIYFAYGRRHSLMNPDSPRHKTASKPLA, encoded by the coding sequence ATGAATGTACAGACGGCTTCACAGTCCGTCCTGAGGCGCAAGCCCATCGACGATATCGAGGAAGAAAGCAAACACAGCGGACTATTCAAGAGTCTCGGTCTTTGGCAGCTGACAGCCATCGGCGTCGGCGGAATTATCGGCGTCGGCATCTTTTCGCTGGCCGGCCTGGTTGCCCACGGCAGCGAAGGCAGCCCGGGCGTTGGCCCCGCGGTCCTTATTTCCTTCCTGATCGCCGGTCTGGCATCGGGAGCGGCCGCGTTGTCGTACGCCGAATTTGCCGGCATGATCCCCCGGGCCGGATCGGCCTACACCTACGGCTACGTTGCCCTGGGTGAAATCATCGGCTGGTTCATTGGCTGGGACCTGCTGCTCGAATACATCGCCATCGTCGCCGTCGTCGCGATCGGCATCTCCGGCTACTTCGACGCCTTCCTCTCCGGCCTCGGCATCCATATGCCGACGTGGATGACGTCCACCGTCGATGAGGGCAAGGGCGGCATCATCAACCTCCCCGCAATCCTCGTGTGCCTCCTGGTCACATGGATTCTGAGCCGTGGGACAAAGGCGTTCGGCCGGTTCGAACTGGTGGCCGTCGCCATCAAGGTCATCCTGATCCTGTTCATCATCGGGCTTGGCATCTTCTACGTGAACACCGAGAACTACAACCCGTTCATGCCCAGCGGTTTCGGTCCCGTGGTCGCTGGTGCCGCGACGGTCTTCTTCGCCGTCTTTGGCTATGACGCCATGAGCACGGCAGCGGAGGAGGCCAAGGAGGGCAAGAAGCACATGCCCAAGGCCATCATCTTGTCGCTGATCATCGCCATGTTGCTCTACGTTGCCGCCACGCTCGTGTTGACCGGCATGCAGAACTACAAGGACATCAACCCGACTGCCGGTTTTGCCTCCGCGTTCACTGGTGTCGGACTGCCCGTCATTGCCACCATCATCTCGGTGTTCGCCGTGCTGTCCATCCTGACTGTCATGCTGACGTTCCTTCTAGGTGTCACCCGGGTGTGGTTCTCCATGAGCCGCGACGGGCTGCTGCCTGGCTGGTTCGCCAAGACCGACCGCCACGGCACGCCCCAACGCGTCACCTGGATCGCCGGCATCGCCTCAGCCTTCCTAGCCGGCGTCTTCCCCATCAAGGAGGTCGCGGACCTCACCAACATCGGAATCCTGGCAGCGTTCGTCGTGGTCTGTGTCTCGGTGATTGTGTTCCGTTACACCAAACCCAATGCGCCCCGGACATTCCGCCTCCCGCTGATGCCGCTGGTTCCCGCCTTCGGCGTACTGGCATCGGCTTTCCTGATGTTCCAGCTGCACTGGGAAACCTGGCTCCGGTTCGGAGTCTGGCTTGTCATCGGCCTGGTGATCTATTTCGCCTATGGCCGCAGGCACTCCCTGATGAACCCCGACAGCCCACGGCACAAAACAGCCAGTAAGCCATTGGCGTAG
- a CDS encoding PD-(D/E)XK nuclease family protein, producing MTAPLLAHATDYGRMYARSTTEQFSVPSITTVIGQQAHALDGWFSYMGASSLAADPELPAILGSPARVRQAVNKASKAAELFRDTAAARGDRVHTYCEQFALRALGRPHRMQECREELAANGEQAFAARFDEWWELYRVEPLAPEITVWNNTVGYAGTLDLVAKINGRICLIDYKTKGTTRDGTVKALDDKVVMQLTAGMKAEESLVDPVSGEWEPWRYGENPMLLAVAIGETEVRPMRANPEILKHHWWKFCALRRVWEMSADVAAAGPALLPVAPPVFAAAAPVSAGRDAAMASPNAMASTKLA from the coding sequence ATGACTGCTCCACTGCTTGCCCACGCTACTGACTACGGCCGGATGTACGCCCGCTCCACTACAGAGCAATTCTCTGTGCCCTCCATCACTACAGTGATCGGTCAGCAGGCGCATGCCTTGGACGGTTGGTTCAGCTACATGGGCGCCAGCAGCCTGGCCGCGGATCCTGAGCTTCCCGCGATTCTTGGAAGCCCCGCAAGAGTAAGGCAGGCCGTCAACAAGGCTTCCAAGGCAGCTGAGCTATTCCGGGACACGGCGGCTGCCCGCGGCGACCGTGTCCACACATATTGCGAGCAGTTTGCCTTGCGGGCCCTGGGACGCCCGCACCGCATGCAGGAATGCAGGGAAGAACTCGCCGCCAACGGTGAGCAGGCGTTTGCTGCACGCTTCGATGAATGGTGGGAGCTGTACCGGGTGGAGCCCCTGGCGCCGGAAATCACCGTGTGGAACAATACGGTGGGCTACGCGGGGACACTGGACCTCGTCGCAAAAATCAATGGTCGGATCTGCCTTATTGACTACAAAACGAAGGGCACCACGCGGGACGGAACGGTGAAAGCCCTTGATGACAAGGTGGTCATGCAACTCACAGCCGGGATGAAGGCAGAAGAAAGCCTGGTGGATCCCGTCTCGGGTGAGTGGGAACCGTGGAGGTATGGGGAGAACCCCATGCTCCTTGCCGTCGCCATCGGCGAGACGGAAGTGAGGCCGATGCGCGCCAACCCGGAGATCCTCAAGCACCACTGGTGGAAGTTCTGTGCCCTTCGACGGGTGTGGGAAATGTCGGCGGACGTCGCCGCGGCGGGACCAGCGCTGCTTCCTGTCGCGCCGCCAGTGTTCGCTGCCGCAGCACCTGTGTCGGCCGGAAGGGACGCAGCCATGGCCTCACCCAACGCCATGGCCTCAACTAAACTGGCTTAG
- the def gene encoding peptide deformylase, with translation MAILSIRIIGDPVLRTVADPVTDFGPELAKLVADMTETMEDVEGAGLAAPQVGVSQRVFTYRIGGVEGHIINPVLENSEDFQPDEVEGCLSIPGLGFPVRRYRTTRATGVDLNGNPVSVEAEGMLARCFQHETDHLDGVLYTDRLEGEDRKAALRAIRNANYHAITEQTTSKRANSVGSSFGGGSFGVPE, from the coding sequence ATGGCAATTTTGAGTATCCGAATCATCGGGGATCCGGTGCTGCGCACCGTGGCCGACCCCGTAACCGACTTCGGTCCGGAGCTCGCCAAGCTGGTCGCCGACATGACAGAAACCATGGAGGATGTGGAGGGCGCAGGCCTTGCCGCGCCCCAGGTGGGAGTCAGCCAGCGCGTCTTTACTTACCGCATCGGGGGAGTGGAAGGCCACATCATCAATCCCGTTCTGGAAAACAGCGAGGATTTCCAACCCGACGAAGTAGAGGGCTGCCTCTCCATCCCCGGTCTCGGTTTCCCCGTGCGCCGCTACCGCACCACCCGGGCAACCGGGGTGGACCTCAACGGGAACCCCGTCTCCGTCGAAGCCGAAGGCATGTTGGCCCGTTGCTTCCAGCATGAAACAGATCACCTTGACGGTGTGCTGTACACCGACAGGCTGGAAGGCGAGGACCGCAAGGCCGCCTTGCGTGCCATCCGCAACGCCAACTACCACGCCATCACGGAACAAACCACATCCAAGCGTGCCAACTCCGTCGGATCAAGCTTCGGCGGCGGCAGCTTTGGAGTTCCCGAGTGA
- the fmt gene encoding methionyl-tRNA formyltransferase: MRVLFAGTPAVAVPSLDALVTAGFDVVAVLTRPDAPLGRKRVMTPSPVAAWAEELGIDIIRAAKVDADTTARIAHYAPDVAAIVAYGGIVPRAALDVPKHGWVNLHFSLLPAWRGAAPVQRSLMAGDDITGAATFQLEEGLDTGPVFGTLTETVRPEDTAGDLLERLSISGAVLLSQTLSAIDTGQASPRPQSGKVSLAPKLTLDDGRLDWQKPALALSRQARGVTPEPGAWTTLDGQRVKLEAVALRPEVKDLSPGTIRVEGKSVLVGTGSHAIELGRIQPAGKKMMSSADWARGLAAPERVVFE, translated from the coding sequence GTGAGGGTGCTCTTTGCCGGCACCCCCGCCGTGGCAGTCCCGTCGTTGGACGCCCTGGTGACCGCCGGTTTCGACGTCGTCGCCGTCCTGACCCGACCCGACGCGCCCCTGGGACGCAAGCGCGTCATGACGCCATCGCCGGTAGCGGCGTGGGCAGAAGAGTTGGGCATCGACATCATCCGGGCAGCCAAGGTCGACGCCGACACCACCGCACGCATTGCGCACTACGCACCCGATGTGGCCGCGATAGTGGCCTACGGAGGAATAGTGCCCCGGGCGGCCTTGGACGTTCCCAAGCACGGTTGGGTCAACCTGCACTTCTCCCTGCTTCCGGCCTGGCGCGGGGCTGCACCAGTCCAACGATCGCTCATGGCCGGCGATGACATCACAGGGGCCGCCACGTTCCAGCTGGAGGAAGGCCTGGATACGGGGCCCGTTTTCGGAACCCTGACTGAGACCGTCCGGCCGGAAGACACCGCCGGGGATCTGCTGGAGCGGCTTTCGATCAGCGGGGCAGTGCTTCTGAGCCAGACGCTTTCCGCCATTGACACCGGGCAAGCCTCGCCCCGGCCCCAAAGCGGCAAAGTGTCGCTCGCACCGAAACTCACCCTTGATGACGGACGCCTGGACTGGCAAAAGCCCGCGCTGGCGCTGAGCCGGCAGGCCCGCGGCGTCACCCCCGAGCCGGGTGCTTGGACTACCTTGGACGGGCAACGGGTCAAACTGGAGGCAGTGGCGCTGAGGCCGGAGGTCAAGGACCTTTCACCGGGAACCATCCGCGTGGAGGGCAAATCGGTCCTGGTCGGAACCGGCTCCCATGCAATTGAACTTGGCCGCATCCAGCCGGCCGG